DNA sequence from the Anthonomus grandis grandis chromosome 9, icAntGran1.3, whole genome shotgun sequence genome:
tatgtgaattttttaatgattagcttagcatttaagtatttttcaaagttttatataattttattttatttaatttagtttctcgtttttattcctttaatgtacagtctattacctaaaccgaaaatttggtaattttgcaattacatttaatttgatAATTCATAtgataattcaagattcgcttattaaaatgttttgatagtttgcacaagggtttgccagattggtctcttacattttacaaagttatcttacattttttctataaaatgtaaagggaagccaataattgacccccttaaaatttacataagaTTTCCTacgttccgctcggcgacgcaccacccggtatgaTGCAGATGATATTGCAATAATAGCGGATGATGCAAACAATCTTCAGGAATTATTGAATCACGTAAGACTGATATTCCACAAACCAGAATTCAGGTAAATGAAAAGAATATTAGGCAAGTAAGGCAATTTGAACATCTGGGATGTATGTATATTGAACCAAAATTCGGACCCAGAACAAGAAATTAGATGTAGACTAGAACAATCAAGAGCAACATttcttaaagttaaaaaattccttacaaataaaaatctaaacttCAAAGTCAGATATGGAACTctaaaatgttacttttataaaaggtaaaaaacacgaaatctagagcatcacaaatacatttaagaaaataacgaaggttacatgtttcgctattaaatgtatttgtgatgctgtagatttcgtgttttttaccttttataaaagtgtatgaccagcatctttgggataatagATGAACTTTTCGATCTAAAATGTTACGTTTGTTCAATTCTTTTATATAGTGTAGAGGCCTGGACATTAAAAGCAAGTGTCATAAATAAATTGGAAACCTTCGAGATGTGGTGTCTGAGAATTCGATGGGTAGGTAGACTATAAAAGACATGAAGAAGTTTTTCGAAGAGCACAAATAGAAGAACTCAATTAGAAGAACATTTCAAATGACAAACAATGACAATTACATTGAAAAGTCAGATGGAAAATTTCCTGAAAACATAATAGAAAGAGGTCGAATACCTGGACTAAAGTCAAAAATGAGTTCATCtacttaaaattttcaattcctAAAAGATATAACGAAAATCTATACtccttccaatttaaaaaaaaaagaagaaaagaaaatcttcaatttatagaaaatatgagaaagtttaattaaaacacaAAGATTCAACAACCAAAAGCTTAGAAAACTTGCTGAAGAACCAAAGGTACttactgtatattaaaattcattaaacagtacataatttttttttttttaattttaatactgtGCACAAATTTGACACCATCATATATCGCATCGTAGCATCAAAATAGGATAAGATATAAGGGATTTAGAGAAAAACACTCGATATTAACTTTACCTCTTCTGCCTATCGGTTCCAATCACATTTCCATTTTCTTCAAACTGCCTCTTAACACTCTCAAGGTCCATCTTCAGCTCCTTTAACAGGCTCTGAATGGGTGGAAAAAACTGACCTGACTCCTTACTGTACGACTTGATTATCGTCAACTTGACTGGTTTTAATCGATTCGATCTCATTAGGAAATTAAGGCGCCCCCTGCATGAGTTGTTTATGTGAGTACCGTGGAGTTCATCCAGGACGTCGCCCACCATGATATTACCctaaattaagttattttttataatataccgAATAATGATCAAAGGAGGAaggttcgcttacattttcagCAGCCACTCCGTTTTCATCAACGTTTACGATAACTcctttgttttctaaaaaactgaAATGAAGAGAATATGAAACGCGTATATTGATTATAGAAACGTTCCTCTGAGGAAATTAAATATGTTGGTAATGATGCATCTTGAGTTAAAATCTTCAATAATGATTACATACATGATGTTTACCTAATAGCTATTCCAAGACTGATACAAGGCACTAATTCTAACCGTACAACTTCTGGGATATACCAAGACACGTCCAAAAATGAAGCGTTCGTCAAATCCAGTTGGAACCTCATAGTGGACACCTGTCTCAGAACCGAAAGCAGTATTTCCGTCAAAATGTCATCGCCCAATATTGAACTTGGACTGTAAAAAATTTGAGCGTGGTTCGAAGTCaccttaaatatttctttaataaataatttcttattttgtgAAAGTATCGGCTCTTACCAAAGTCTCTACGGGAACGTGCAGACATTTCTTGACCAAACAATATTTAACCAAAAGCCGAAATCGGCCTTCGTTACTACCGAGCTCGTTTCTCGTTCTCACCTGGTCCACACAGTTTTGATACGTAAAATTGTCGGTGTCCTTCGATATGCTCATCATCCACGAGAATACGTCGACGATTCGATTGAAGAATTTCGTGTTTTGTTCACGAACGAACCCCTTTTCGAAAATCTTTTCGAGCGTCTGGGCGAACAGGATGAAATGATGATTGTTATCTGATATGATGGTGGTGGTGGTGGGATTGTCGGAGTTTGTTAGATTTACGAAGTGCTGAACACAgcctaaaaaaagtttttttatttccctaATTTTTAAGTTGGATAAGGGGTCAATTAAAATCACAgcttttcaaaatgttttcctTTAATTGCCAACATAAATAACGCTGCCAGCAGGAATATATcctcaaaaacaaataaaccaaaTGCAATGTTCCACGTTTCAAAATTTAACGAGAAACTTTGATTTTCGTTTAATTCTCGTTCGACCTGAAGAAGGTCTAATATACGTCGAGACATTTgcaattaaaggaaaaaaaaactgaaaagtttGGATTTTAATTGACTAACTAAacccttaagaaaaatatttttttttatgacatgGTAAAATGCTCTTTTACTAACATGTTTTACTGGCTATAAAGTGAAATTATTTCTAAACAATTTTGCTTTCAAAcgtcataattatttaaataatgattaaatgGATAAACACTTTAAAACGAAACTTGTAGAGAATTTCAGTGCAAACAAAAtgtaatctaaaaaaatcttaagttttctacttaatatttatttattacccaagcaacacatcatatattattatcgttataatatatatttattcaacgattttttagtaaatttttaggtttgatatatttatcaaaCGTATATCGTCGTTGTCACGGCAATATCTGCTATgtgaaaaaacttgtttttgtaGTAGAAAGGGAAAACTAGACCCTTGTGATAATTATaagtttaaaatgttattaaggtAATGGAATTTTGGCAGAACCATTTCAGAATATATTGTGatagaaaaaaacagaaaatatagtAGGGTTTTTTGATAGTTTGTAAAAATTGAACGTTGCTTACACATAGCAGGTATTGATTGTCATTACTATATACATAGCAGATGTTGGCAGTTGACTTTTTAAACATGTCATATTTTGCGTTTTTACCAAGATGCACATAGCTGGtacttttcaataaaaattaaaagaaagcaAAGAGTTTAGAAACcagtttattatttcaaaattacattgtAATTATTGGAGGTATGATGTAATACATACATAGATAGTATTTAAAGATGCGGCAGAGAATCATAAAAGGCATGATAATCATGTTCGATTACTTTGTTTAGTTCTTGCAAGTATTCAAATTTTtgctttgttatttttattgaagcTAAATGTAGTTGCTGCGGTTCAGACGGAAGCTCTGTAGATTGTAGTTTATTACGACTTTGACGAGGTTTTTCGAATTCAATCCAATCATCGCTGTGATTCAATTTGTACTTCATGATGCCGGATGGCAAATATAATAGTCCACGTATATCTGTTACTTTTGCGTCTCTTCCAGGTTTTATTGAACCAAAACTGCCTTTAATATTatcgtattttttaaaaaaagtaaagtttaagTTATGTATCCTGTATGGATGATGGTTTCTTGCCTGCCTCATTCGACTGATATAGTCACATGGCGCATAAATTGGGGGCTTAAAGTATGCCTCAAGCGAGGAATGAACTGAGTCAGCCTCCATCATTGTATGCCCACGTTCTAAGATGAGCTGCTCTatggtaatatttaaattttttgctaaattattaAGGGCACTAGAAAGAATCTTATTGCGGTTCTGATACCCGCAACCATCGGATATCAGAACAACATGCTTGTAAGTTTTCTCTTGAATAGCATTTTCGATGTAATGAACAATGCACGTGAATAGTTTTGATATTTTACCTGCGATTCAACCTTCAGGCAGGATTTCAGTTATTTAACTGCTCCCTTCTATCCAACTGTTGATCGCAATGAGTTGGCAATCTTGCCTCCTCTATTCTGCAATGCATTTACTAAATTAAACCACCATCTACTACTGACTAACCATACAGCTGAAATCTTTAGGTTTTAGAGAGAGAGCGCTCTAAGGTCtctaattaaataatacttGATAGGCGGTGAAGCTTAATAGAATGGAATCCTCTTACTTGAGTCTCACCACAAAGATCTATTCTTGGTGCACCTCTCTTTACCCCGTATACGTCTCAAGTTAGGCAAACATCTTAAATGCTCATTAGTTCATgtatatgctgatgatactcaatTTTATTCATCAATTCTTATTGACACCGAATATTGGAAACTAGTGATAAGATTTCTTACGACATCAACTCACTCCCAAAGGCTTCAAATGGCCACTgcttaaaagtaaatttaagtcaATGTAAGCTGCAGTCTATAGGGACACCTTGAAAAAGTAGTCGGGTCAATTTGAATGGTCAACTGATTAATACAATACTCTTGGATGTTAAAGGAGGTCTTTATCTAAGGACGGTTCTTGTGCTATCTCATTTCACTTATTGTGGTGTTACCTCCTAGCAAGTGATTCAAGTATATTCAAAACTGTTGCACTAGTGAAAAGCATGCAATGAAGTAGTTAAAAGATTGAAAGGAGATtactttatatatatttgatattcatgatTTCCACTTACACACTTCTTCGTTATAAAACAACTTCTGTTAATAGGAGTTTTAGTTATTGCGTTTATTTACTATATAACTAAATTCTTGGCCAATATGACCTCAGGTTTATTTCAAGATGGTCACTGCCTACCGgttctttttcttcattgcCCACCAACTTCAAATGCTGGACATTCGTCAAAATCTAATTCAAATTGATCGTCTGACTGCTTGGTGCATTACAAACAAATCattcgtaaataaaaaaaaatacttttgttcATGAACTACTTTTATGAGAAACTTTTGTAAATTACATTCACGAGCTGTCTATTTGGATGCATATTCATGCTTTGAATATTCATCTGTGGTTTGGTATttccaaatacatttttattcttCCAATGCGTATGTACTAATGGATGTTTGCGACAACATTTTATATTGCTTCTCTGTTCCTTGTGCTGCATATCATGTATCTCTCTACCCTCAATGCACGTTGTAAATTCATTTGAAGTTACACCGATATTGCTTTCGTGCCAAACATAAAGATCCACACTTTTGTCGTTAAGTGCGTAAACTGTTAAATTATGGATTTGCAATTTCTGTTTGTAATATACTGCAGACGCTTCCAACTTTGGCGCCAAAAGGACACTTTGCAAGTCCATTGTTACAATTAGCTTTTCATACGAGGCAGATTCTTTTGCGCTTTTTTTAGCTTGCTCAGCCTCGTTTTTCTTCCTTAAGTGGTCATTGTATACATTTTCTGGGACATTACCTGTATTCCACGAGCAACATAGACCAACATTGATCCTTCCTAGGTTTGTAAATAGCAATTTTCTcagattttaagatatttgtaaATAGTGTACGTGATACTGGTTTTGTGTTCTTTTCTGTGCAAAAATTAACGTACACTTTATAAATATGGAGGGTTGATCTAAATACAGATTCAAGGTACATTTTTGTAGAAGAGCTCCGACAATAATGGCTCGGGACCTTCGGTAAGTCTTTCAATCACTGACCGGATTTTCATACATTTTGTTACATTTGATTTAGCCTGATTTGCAACATAATTTTCATCCGAGTTTTCTTCACTGTCTATATCTTCTCGGTTATTGCTTGAGTCTTGAAAGTATGAAGTAGCAGTGAAGCATAACAGAACGAATAAGAAATGGtcattttactaaaataaacaaGATGTTACCAGTTTCCAGTGGGAGATAACAAGAATGAGACTGTTTTTTGCGATTGTCTGTTTTATTGCTATTTTCTTTTCTCCTTCTTTTTATATCTGTGGTCGAAACTAAACCTCTAAGGTAagatttttcttgaaacccaGCTTGGCAAACTCCAAAAATAATCGAATGCTTTCTTTTTTAGTTCTTCCGTTATTTGATGACACAGAAAACTCTTGCTTGTCTTTTTTCTAGATGTTTCACTATGACAGCATTTACATTTCATACATCTCTCCTTCCTTACTTTCTCATGCCTtataattcctttttttgacCGAGTGTACCCTATGTAGCTCTCACCTCTCAGTCTTTTTAACTTAGTTACTTCTCGGGATTTTTGCAGCTTGTTTATGGTACTACTAGCTTCTGCAAGAATTTCCCTCTCATTTAGCAAATTATCATGATTTTCTTCTTCTAACATTTCTATTTCTACTTCGCCCTCAACGTCATGATTAATATTTTCGTCATGTCCTGAGCAGTCTAATACTTCTTTGTCATTAATTTGGAATATTAGGTTCTGACTTTTCATTTTATGTAGTACATCAGGAGACaacataaaattttcattaactgGGAGCTCAAATAATACAGTCGGTTGAACATCTGCATTGACTACCTCAGAAGTTGTTTCATGTACATCTATAACATAAAAACATAATGACAATGTACTAATGTAAAGTTAATAATCATCTTTAATTTGACAATAACGTGGGAAAATAGCagatacataatttttaaatttgttgcctTTTATATTGCAATTTATATCCACAAAAACACCCTCAAAATACTACTTACGGATAGTTAATTCTTCAGGGTTAGATTTATTAAGGTTCTTTGATAATAGTTTGCGTAATGGTTCATTGTCATCCGATAAATTTTTATGAGCAGCTGCTTGAGACTTGCAACTACTCTCATTGTTAGGGCCCTTgattcttaataatttgcttaGAGGTTCATTATCATTTTCTGAATCCGATAAATCGTCATAAGCAGTTCGAAAAGCCTTACTAGTTGATGCTTTAAAGAGAAGAcccaaaaaccaaattatttaaaagcaacaaaataactaaacatcttttaaagccatttttacCATTAATTTTCCACgagaacacattttttatttgtttaatcgCGAAACACAACAACTGAAATTAAACTCCAAcctaaatattgttattaaactaaataaaataatgaacttGCCTTTTTGAGGTTATGTAATATCTGCTATGTGATAATTTTTTCCCAATCACGTGGTAAATTCTTGGCAGAAATTTATGTCATGTGTTAGTCTTAGCACATAGCATTAATTACAATTTAGTGCTTCACATagcatatataaaattactataTTTGCCGGTCTTCTGTAGAGAAATATCCACATGGCATAGTTTCGTTCTATAGAAAACATAGCGTATATTTCTATGTGGCAAATAGGTCAAATTGGCCAAAAATTAACATTGCAGTGACAACGACGATATGgttaaggtatatttattaaactgtagaatatacgtatatcatatacatttaaaaaagttaacgCGGAATTTACATATCTGGCTTTTAAACTAGATttctacacctcaaatatttgatgaaatttgtcttaaaaatcactgttgttcgtccatattattcaatctaataacgctgtttttatactaaatatttatatataaaattatattaaatttaaataaacagtgttattaaattaaatattaaatatatattttctgcagaaattttgtttttttttttcaactccaTCCAtaacccccccacccaccccaaacattcgctcagtaagaaattcttttgaaaaatcaccgtttttcgtttatgatatccaatctaatatcactatttttgtattaaatttgtttattaataaacatatataccag
Encoded proteins:
- the LOC126740541 gene encoding uncharacterized protein LOC126740541 isoform X2; its protein translation is MSVSDPLVRNIKGCVQHFVNLTNSDNPTTTTIISDNNHHFILFAQTLEKIFEKGFVREQNTKFFNRIVDVFSWMMSISKDTDNFTYQNCVDQVRTRNELGSNEGRFRLLVKYCLVKKCLHVPVETLVTSNHAQIFYSPSSILGDDILTEILLSVLRQVSTMRFQLDLTNASFLDVSWYIPEVVRLELVPCISLGIAISFLENKGVIVNVDENGVAAENGNIMVGDVLDELHGTHINNSCRGRLNFLMRSNRLKPVKLTIIKSYSKESGQFFPPIQSLLKELKMDLESVKRQFEENGNVIGTDRQKSVYGYPVKLLAKVDVGALGNVSQVKKALKSFEEGHHHSKETQTAMTKFDKPAALEIGEIGLKIRDKETTDLIFEHPYMKISSCGNVPILPKVFGYCAGDDTCDVAKTFICYIFEAATLDDADLILQSIGEPYSTICWFN
- the LOC126740541 gene encoding uncharacterized protein LOC126740541 isoform X4, coding for MMSISKDTDNFTYQNCVDQVRTRNELGSNEGRFRLLVKYCLVKKCLHVPVETLVTSNHAQIFYSPSSILGDDILTEILLSVLRQVSTMRFQLDLTNASFLDVSWYIPEVVRLELVPCISLGIAISFLENKGVIVNVDENGVAAENGNIMVGDVLDELHGTHINNSCRGRLNFLMRSNRLKPVKLTIIKSYSKESGQFFPPIQSLLKELKMDLESVKRQFEENGNVIGTDRQKSVYGYPVKLLAKVDVGALGNVSQVKKALKSFEEGHHHSKETQTAMTKFDKPAALEIGEIGLKIRDKETTDLIFEHPYMKISSCGNVPILPKVFGYCAGDDTCDVAKTFICYIFEAATLDDADLILQSIGQGFHRTHYAV
- the LOC126740541 gene encoding uncharacterized protein LOC126740541 isoform X1, encoding MSVSDPLVRNIKGCVQHFVNLTNSDNPTTTTIISDNNHHFILFAQTLEKIFEKGFVREQNTKFFNRIVDVFSWMMSISKDTDNFTYQNCVDQVRTRNELGSNEGRFRLLVKYCLVKKCLHVPVETLVTSNHAQIFYSPSSILGDDILTEILLSVLRQVSTMRFQLDLTNASFLDVSWYIPEVVRLELVPCISLGIAISFLENKGVIVNVDENGVAAENGNIMVGDVLDELHGTHINNSCRGRLNFLMRSNRLKPVKLTIIKSYSKESGQFFPPIQSLLKELKMDLESVKRQFEENGNVIGTDRQKSVYGYPVKLLAKVDVGALGNVSQVKKALKSFEEGHHHSKETQTAMTKFDKPAALEIGEIGLKIRDKETTDLIFEHPYMKISSCGNVPILPKVFGYCAGDDTCDVAKTFICYIFEAATLDDADLILQSIGQGFHRTHYAV
- the LOC126740541 gene encoding uncharacterized protein LOC126740541 isoform X3, whose translation is MSTCCVQHFVNLTNSDNPTTTTIISDNNHHFILFAQTLEKIFEKGFVREQNTKFFNRIVDVFSWMMSISKDTDNFTYQNCVDQVRTRNELGSNEGRFRLLVKYCLVKKCLHVPVETLVTSNHAQIFYSPSSILGDDILTEILLSVLRQVSTMRFQLDLTNASFLDVSWYIPEVVRLELVPCISLGIAISFLENKGVIVNVDENGVAAENGNIMVGDVLDELHGTHINNSCRGRLNFLMRSNRLKPVKLTIIKSYSKESGQFFPPIQSLLKELKMDLESVKRQFEENGNVIGTDRQKSVYGYPVKLLAKVDVGALGNVSQVKKALKSFEEGHHHSKETQTAMTKFDKPAALEIGEIGLKIRDKETTDLIFEHPYMKISSCGNVPILPKVFGYCAGDDTCDVAKTFICYIFEAATLDDADLILQSIGQGFHRTHYAV